CACCTGCGCTCCGATCCTTATCAAGAAGaagctaagagagcgaatccctgtgccccatgataattatttgaaatctaTTTAAATTAAAGTTCGCGCGCGTGCGGCGAAGGTTAGTTTTGTCTGCTGTATCCGTGACCCGCACAGATTACTTTTACGTGCAACGTGAAATGTTTGGCGATCAAACAGCAGTTATAGCAATTAAATTCATTACCGCGCGTTTTCTGCAAATTATGCGACAAGTAACATCGTTCTAAGAAATCATTTATTCTAGACTGCGATAAGTTACCATTTCAACGATTTCACTTCTAGAAGCTTCGAATTATATGTACTGTGCACGTGTGACTTTTCAATCCTATATGAGTGATCTAATTCAAATGAAGCCTTAATTTTTAACAgtcaggggcatccaacgagaatatagttcacaaccacttaaacatagcatggTTAAACGTACTTTACgttactttagtatttaaacggtagatatagggatgtttttatcccctaaaaagttttcaataGGATAGGAATCAAAAGTTACCTTTTCAACCAGAAATAatgctcccgaaaattctaggtgacctttttagggtaaaaatccgttaaaaatgggcaattataccgttttttagatgttcgaaaatcctaggagaggcaggcaagcaagcaaTTTTACAggaaatgttccgaaaattctacatcttaaatcgtcttccgaacagatatttttcgaaaattgaCGTTCGGTGCCCCTGAACAGTGCTTCAAAAGGTTCAAAATTTGCTTCAGAATGATAGTTAAGACTTAGCGGTAAATTTGACTGTTTTACAAACTAGGGAGTGAAAAAAAGGTGCCCGCATAAGAATGATTAGACGTAAATTCCTCGGTGTAACGCACGATAGTTGTTCTACCTTTAAAATATAAACTTAAAATCCATCTTATAAGCCCCCACTtttaacccccctccccccccccccgccaaaaaTGTATAGGTCCATCaaccagtaaacaaaaaatacattcgattataagcccctccgtttgTGTGCCCTCCTAAAACCTCGAGGAGACGGCGAACATTCAGACCATTCAGGCTAACTTCGTAAGCattaacgaaagaaaaaaaataatatcaaaatatctgcggtacgaagtttagcagatatttgttttctgcacgttctgaatttggtattttcattgtgtttttcaatgaagtgtTCAGTAGTTACGTAATACGTGTTAATTGCGTTTCATATATAAGTTGTTGTCAGTCAGTATGTTCTTCCTTCGGGTCTGCAACGCCACACGCTACAACACTGTTCTGTTTAACATGAGTGACGCGGAGGACAGCAATGTTCGTTCTCGTCCGAACCCTGAAGTCGTAGATCCTTTTATTGGCGCTGCTATACAGGCTGCCGTTACTCGTTCTATAGGTTCTTTAACCGACAACCTTACACAGGTCATTGAATCTCGGCTTACCGATTTTGCCAAGCGTTTTTCAGAGGAAAACAGTTCGTCCGTTGAGCAAGCTGTTAAGAAGGCGCGTCGCGAGCATTACACGTGCAAGAGAAAGGGTAACCAGCAGCAGTTAGACCATTCCCTCCAGGCGCTGGACAAGCTAGACGAAGCTTCCGACGCACTGAAGCACAaatcttatgaaaaagctaaggCTGCTTTGGAGTCAGGTACGGAATTAGTGTCCAAGCGTGTTAAAGCAATAAAGCTAGCCGACAAGAGCGAGTTTGGATGGGCGACGGTCAATGAGTATCTATCCGACGAACTCGCCTCTGACTCAGATGATGAGAAGAGAATTTACCGGGCCGAGAGGAGAGCTGAGAGAAAGGTCGCTAAGGAAAAACGTCGTCGTGCCCGTTCTGGCGACAAAGGCAGTGGCTCCGCCTCTACATCTCGGGCGACTTCGTCAAGATACGCATCCAGCGATTTGGTCTCACGCCCGGAGGCTAGACCAGCTCGTCGTTTGGGCCCCTGCTTTAAGATAAGTACCCAGCACTTTTTCGCTTTactatctttgtttctttcttcgtCGATTATGGCGTTACCGCACAGGCCATAATCCAATATTCTCAGTGATTTGCTGCATTTGTGTTTATATTCATATAGGTTAGTGCAGAATATCAAAATATCTGCGGTACGAAGTttagcagatatttgttttctgcacgttctgaatttggtattttcattgtgtttttcaatgaagtgtTCAGTAGTTACGTAATACGTGTTAATTGCGTTTCATATATAAGTTGTTGTCAGTCAGTATGTTCTTCCTTCGGGTCTGCAACGCCACACGCTACAAcactgttcttttatttttatgttatggattttattttcatgtttttctgtaTGTGTTCCCCTTTTTTCAGTGCGGGGATTTTGGTCATTTGAGTTCCACCTGCTTGAAGCCTGCGGATTCTTCGAAGAGTAGCTCTCGACGCGATTGACTAGATGGCGCCTCGTCGACCTGTGATGAAGTTGAGTgtgatttaattcatttattgtcTTGTTGTGGCGACGAGTTTAGTGCGAAAGGCGGAAGCAGTGGCGTGAAAGGTCGCTTGCAATCTTCGTTTAACTTTTGGGTCGAGACTTTAGATGCTCCAGATTTTGTCCTTGATATGATTAGGCGCGGTTACAGATTGCCGTTTGCCGAGTACCCCTCGCAGTGCTTTTTGAAGAACAATAGATCAGCTCTTCAGCATCCGGAATTTGTCGCTGATGCTATTAGCGAGCTTTTAAGTAACGGCTGCATTGTTGAGCACGAATTACCCCCGTATTGTGTTAATCCTTTGACAGTCGCTGTTGGGAAGAAGCTTCGCCTGGTTATCGATCTGAGACACGTAAACAATTATTTAGTAAAACCTACATTCAAGTACGAGGACTTACGATCGCTTTCTCAAGTTCTCG
The sequence above is a segment of the Porites lutea chromosome 3, jaPorLute2.1, whole genome shotgun sequence genome. Coding sequences within it:
- the LOC140932080 gene encoding uncharacterized protein, with translation MFFLRVCNATRYNTVLFNMSDAEDSNVRSRPNPEVVDPFIGAAIQAAVTRSIGSLTDNLTQVIESRLTDFAKRFSEENSSSVEQAVKKARREHYTCKRKGNQQQLDHSLQALDKLDEASDALKHKSYEKAKAALESGTELVSKRVKAIKLADKSEFGWATVNEYLSDELASDSDDEKRIYRAERRAERKVAKEKRRRARSGDKGSGSASTSRATSSRYASSDLVSRPEARPARRLGPCFKISTQHFFALLSLFLSSSIMALPHRP